In a genomic window of Asticcacaulis sp.:
- a CDS encoding glycosyl hydrolase: MPRGIRSEVKGWACGLASLLAAMGPCASQAVAAAPSVTSQVVTVRIAPRWAEPGKPFEGWGTALAWFANVTGKLPPAQREHLADLLYGADGLKFNISRYNIGGGNAPETETYLRLGADIPGFWRRPAGADGMDWWHPDEPSQWDWSADAGQRWWLDAIRTRVPVREQIFEAFSNSPPYFMTVSGRVSGNAGGLDDNLRPGYEDKFADYLVRVTLELEKRHHIHFRTLSPVNEPGTPYWYAANTQEGAHWSPARQSLILKAVRKALRAQKSDTQISGIDETNAQTFVQDWAGLDDAARAAIDQINAHSYDTTGKTAVRDIARVTGKRLWMSEVDLSPPNVTQDFGDMRPAIALGEQIVSDINRMQPVAWVLWQAVERETMESGEGANWGSNWGLIKMDYANPTDPKINITSKYGAMANFSRYIRPGDRFLPVDDMDTVVAVRPDGQSFVVVHVNPGLYERRLNIDFPGMKTGYRVTRIVTDQTHRAVTAGEAEPLGQGLVVPPLSVTTFIVTARS; this comes from the coding sequence CAGCCAGGTCGTGACGGTCAGAATCGCCCCGCGTTGGGCCGAACCCGGCAAGCCTTTCGAGGGATGGGGCACGGCCCTGGCCTGGTTTGCCAATGTGACGGGGAAACTGCCGCCGGCGCAGCGAGAGCATCTGGCGGATTTGCTCTATGGCGCCGATGGCCTGAAATTCAATATATCCCGTTATAATATTGGCGGCGGCAATGCGCCCGAAACGGAAACCTATCTGCGGCTGGGGGCTGATATCCCCGGCTTCTGGCGCCGGCCGGCCGGTGCTGACGGTATGGACTGGTGGCATCCCGACGAGCCGTCGCAGTGGGACTGGTCGGCGGATGCGGGGCAGCGCTGGTGGCTGGATGCCATCCGGACGCGGGTGCCGGTGCGGGAACAGATTTTTGAAGCGTTTTCCAACTCGCCGCCTTACTTTATGACGGTGAGTGGGCGGGTTTCGGGCAATGCCGGCGGCCTGGATGACAATCTGCGGCCCGGTTACGAAGATAAATTCGCGGATTATCTGGTCAGAGTGACTCTGGAGCTGGAAAAGCGGCACCATATCCATTTCCGCACCCTGTCGCCGGTCAACGAGCCGGGCACGCCTTACTGGTATGCCGCCAACACGCAGGAGGGCGCGCACTGGTCGCCGGCCCGGCAGTCGCTGATCTTGAAGGCGGTCCGCAAAGCCTTGCGCGCGCAGAAATCGGACACCCAGATTTCCGGCATTGACGAGACCAATGCGCAAACCTTTGTTCAGGACTGGGCAGGGCTGGACGATGCGGCCAGGGCCGCGATCGATCAGATCAATGCACACAGCTACGATACGACTGGCAAGACGGCAGTGCGCGATATCGCGCGGGTTACCGGTAAGCGCCTGTGGATGTCCGAGGTGGATCTGTCGCCGCCCAATGTGACGCAGGATTTCGGCGATATGCGTCCGGCTATTGCCTTGGGCGAGCAAATCGTCAGCGACATCAACCGTATGCAGCCAGTGGCATGGGTGCTGTGGCAGGCGGTTGAGCGCGAGACGATGGAATCGGGCGAGGGGGCGAACTGGGGGTCGAACTGGGGGCTGATCAAGATGGATTACGCCAATCCGACAGACCCGAAGATCAATATCACCTCGAAATACGGCGCCATGGCCAATTTCTCCCGCTATATCCGGCCGGGCGATCGCTTCCTGCCGGTGGATGATATGGATACGGTCGTGGCGGTCCGGCCGGATGGCCAGTCGTTCGTGGTCGTCCATGTCAATCCTGGGCTTTATGAGCGCCGCCTGAATATTGACTTTCCCGGTATGAAAACGGGTTATCGCGTCACCCGGATTGTAACGGACCAGACGCATCGGGCGGTAACGGCCGGCGAGGCCGAACCTCTTGGGCAGGGGCTGGTGGTGCCGCCATTATCGGTGACCACCTTTATTGTGACGGCGCGGTCGTGA